cagCAATACCCAGAAAAGCAGCTGGATCAGCAGTGTTCAAAGCCTCACTTAGACTCTTGAGAGCTGCGAGTCGATGCCACATGAGCGTATCCTCATCTTGCGTTCCCTCCCCCGACGATAACGATGACGGTGAAGTTGGCAAAGCAGAATCAGCAGTTGATCCCCTTCTCTTACTAATCCTCGCTCTCAAAAAGTAATCAACCTGATCAATCAGCCCCAAACCCTGATCCACACAAAGATCATCATTCGTCGCCAACCTCGCAGTCTTCAAACTATTCCCAAACGCCAACAAATGCTCCACAACCTCATGTTGGTCCGTCGCAAGTGACTTTTCAATAACAGCGCTTCTATTCTCAGCCCTGCTCGGCTTCGGCGTCGGATTCGCTGCCCAGACGACTCGCTGTGGATAATCTCCGCATGCGTATCCTGATTCGACGCAGGGCAGACATCGTGGTCTGTTGAGATCGCACTTGACGCCCCGGGCTTTGCAGGTCTGACAGTCCCGATCTCGGCGTATACCACGTGGTTTGCCCCTTGGGAAATTGTTGGTCTTTGACCGAGGCATTATTACGAGAGAGTAGACGATGCGGGCCTGTGATGGATGATAGATTACTTTCCGAATGAGGTGGATTATGGGGCAGAAATGGAGATCGAGGATATAACGCAATGTTGCAGGATTAAAGTTGGATCTGCTTATCATGCATTTTTGGCCGTTGACTCGTGTAGATAGCGCGGACTTGACCAAAGATTTGATTCCTTTCCTTGTTTGGTCTGGTGCAGAACCGGAGACGCTTGCGGGGGTGGCACGCTCCGCTGGACTCGtcttatcatcatcacaggAACCAACGCGTTATCGCAATGCCCGGATATAGCAGCGGGGATATTATCTTATACCCATCTCACGCTAATCCTCTTTTGACAATTCCGTCTCGGACACCATGCATCCTCCGGTTTACCCTAGATAAACCGATTCATATTTCCAATCTCTGCAATAACCACGTGCGAGAATAGGTTCCACAAGATGGTTAGCTTAAACACTTTGTCGTCATCTTGGAATATTTCTTTTGAGTTTTAGCGAGGCAGtgtatttcttctttttttttttttagaaaaaagaaagaaaagtttGCCCTGCGTCTATGTGTTTCTGATTATAGTGTCATGGACTATCTACTTCAACGCGGTTATGGGGCCGGAATAAGGAACGACCCGAGCATGGTTGGCCAACTTAATCTCTGAATAACagttataagataacccTGGCTATAAACGCTCCAGCAGGTGCGCCTGAAACTTGGTGTTCTCTAGACTTCCTGGAAATCTTAGTCCTGCAGGTAGCTTATACTCCTTCTCATGGCCACCTTCAATATGTTTCGCCCATGCTGgttgttcctcctcctcagaaTTTGTGCTACTACTCTTAGGCGGTAGTAGAGCTTGGTAAAGTAGCCACTCGAGTGGgtatttcttttcttgtcCTTTACTGCTACTATCAGGTAGCACGACATCAGCTCCGGGGCTATCTACAACAAGCAATAGACTTCCTTTAGGCGCTGTCTCGGTCAGTCTCAATAATAAAGCTGTGGTTTTGGATATTGAGATGGAGTAGAATTCGTGGAGTGTGTAGAAGAGCGTGATTAGTGCCGGGTTGGGTCCAATCATCGCACGCAGAGTTGTACTGTCGCTTTCGAGGATGTCCAAGTGATTGACTGCTAGATTTATGACGTGAGATGGGATAGCAGAGATATTTGAAGCGCGCGCCTTGGCTGTCGCATATTtagaaagaggaggaggatgtgTGAGAGTATGTTGTAGTTTTGTGACAATCCCTGACCAATCGTGCCTATCAATGAGGTTGAGATCAACCATAGCACTGTCGTTGCAATCAGGGGAGGATGACTCTAGCCGGGGAATTTCGTCGAGTTTGCTTTCATGAGAGTGCTTTAGCAATGCCACGCACGCTAATAGGTCAGATCCTCCTCGCCCAAAGCATATAATCTTGGATGGCTTCTGCCCATCATTGTGAAGGAACTGTTGAACCCATGCAGCCTCGCTCATCTCACTGCAAATCCAAGCCAACAAATTTGCACTTGCCAGAGCTCTACTAGGGCTCCAACGGATTGTGTATGCCTCCAAGAACTCTTGGGTCCCGAATGCTTTGCAGTAGTCCTTTTGCTCGAGGGCTTCCCTGACATTGCGTAACACTGGTATCAAAGCATTGAACTCGTCCACGGCAGGAAATGTAGTTCTGATTGTGTCAAGAATGAGTTGTTGATGTTTAACGGATAGACTCTGGATCTGTTCTGTTGAGCTAGTATCCTTCACTGCCGCAGGCGTCTTTTTGGCGGGTTTGTGTATATAGCTTGGTCCAGTCCATCCCGGACGGCGGACTGGTGGTGCAACCGGTGCCTTGGATGCACCGCTGGACAATGGTTTACCATGCTTCGGTTGCGATTGCGCATTGCGCTTGAATTTGGTCATGGCAATTCCTTATAGTATGGGATAATTTGACTATTTCAAGGTAATTAGGCACAAGCTTGGGTGAAAGACACAGGGTTGTTGCTAAGCGAGACATTTACGAAAAAGTAAAAAATTACAACCTCACGATCGGCAAAAGTATTTTCCGACAGCTAGCCGGAAGCCATTAGTGGCTAAAGCTGTTCTAGTGGCAGCGGAGACCCACGGCCCTATGCCTCGAGGATCTGGGTTCTCTGGGTTTCGTCGCAGACTCCCTTTATAGTCCTGTTCTATCAGCATATAACAAGCAAATAAGCAGAGTTTTGACAGAAATGCACGCCAAAAGTGATAGAACTTTGAGTCAATAGTTAGGAGTTCCAGATTAAATTACATAGCTTAATATTGACCTTCAACAGTCATGGTGCCCGTCTTGGTGATCAAGAACTCATCAATCGCCACATCCTTGCCACTCTCTTTTCCATGTCCACTGTCCTTGATTCCTCCGAAGGGCGCTTCAGCCGATGAACTGTTGCCTGCGTTCTACATCATAAGTTAGCTTCTCCATATCAACAAATCTTGGAGATCGACTTACCAGTCCAATCATTCCAGCATCGAGATTCTCAAACATCCTCCACAACCTATCCACATTCTTGGTAAACACGTAGCTTGCTAAGCCATAGGGAGTGTCGTTGGCTCTTTGGACGACCTCCTCTTCTGACTCAAAGCGGTAGACGCCAAGTAGAGGAGCAAAGATCTCATCGTGTGTCATGAGCATCTCGTCCTTCATATCGGTTAAGATCGTCGGTTCCATGAAATATCCCTCCCCATCATAGCGTTTCCCTGTTCCAAGGACAACTTTTGCCCCCTTGCTGACAGCATCTTCATACAGCTCCTCCGCCTTGTCGAGGCCCCGCGTAGTCGTCAACGCGCCCAACGTAGCCCCTTCCATCATACCATGGCCAAGCTTCAGCTTCCGAGTTTCAGATACAAGCCTCTCAACAAAAGAATCGTAGATGTTACTCTGAACGAATACTCTGTTGGATGTGACACAAGCCTGACCTGCATGCCTCCATTTCAGAGCCATGAGCTGGTTCATGGCCTGATCAACGTTGGCGTCATCAAACACGATGAAGGGACAATTCCCGCCGAGCTCAAACGTCGTCTTCTTGAGATTCTGGGCACATAGACTAGCAATGATCTTGCCGACCCTCGTGCTGCCAGTGAAGCTCACCTTCTTCACAAGCGGGTTGAGACACAGAGCTTCAGCGACAGCTGGTGTATTCTCGAGAGATGTGGTCACCACGTTGAGGGCGCCGGGCGGAAAGCCTGCTTTCAACGCTAGATAAGCGACTGAAACTGCTGTGAGAGGGGTCTCGGGTGAAGGCTTGATGACCATTGTGCACCCCGCAGCGAGGGCAGCAGCTGCTTTGCGCAATGCTAGAGCGATGGGGAAGTTCCAGGGAACAAGAGCAGCCGCAACGCCAATAGGTTGTTTGATAGTCATGGCGCGTCGACCAGGAATGGCGCAGGTAATCGACGATCCATGCGCTCTATCCGCTTCACCAGAGAACCACCAGACGAACGTAAGAGCATAGTCAATTTCGCCGCGGGCCTCTTCTAAGGGCTTGCCAGTTTCATGGACAAGAATATGAGCTAGGTCTTCTCGTGCAGAGACCATCAGATTGTACCATTTCATGATCGTCTGAGCACGGAAGCGTGGTGTTGTCCTGGAGTAGCTCTTGAATGCTTCATAGGACGACTTCACTGCTGCATCGACGTCGGATGCTGTGCAGTCTGGGCATGATGTCCATGTCATACCGGTTCCTGGATCGATGACATTGAAGGTCTTGCCTTCTTTTGAGGGGACGAATTCTCCATTGATGAGAGAGTTGGGACGAAACAGGGACTCGTCTGTGAGGCTGAATGGGAGATGATGTGAGCTTCCCATGATGCTGTCTGTTTGTGGAATGGAGGGAAAAGAATTGGAGTCTGAGGATAGAGGAGAGATATCCGATTGTCTCGAGAAAATGAGTGAAGGGTAGGTCGATGATGGTATGGCGCGTGCTTGATATGATAGATTGTGCAGGCTTAGTTTGGCGGTCCGTCAATCGGCCGATGATATCCTTCCGGTTCAGGTCCCGACTGACCCGTCACAGGAACCATGGCAAGGTCCGCTTTTACCCCGCGTCAAGCATCACAGGAACATCTGCCACTAATGCCCAATTAGGAAGGGAATCTAATCGCGAGATGCGTGCAGCTTGAGCTGACAATCGCGGAGTTAGTTATTCTCGAAATCGCTGTGTCCCACGGAGTATGAAGAACCAGCCAGCAAATCACTGAATATGGCTTCAGAAGTGCAATTCGATGGGAACCTGGTCAAGAGCGCGAAAATCCTTTAAGACGATGAGAAATACAATTGATAATACTCTTTTTAATTTTGTTACTACTAGTAAAATAGTGATAGACTGCCATGTCCCTGTTCCTAAGCTTATACGCAGCGACCTCCATCAACCTACAATATTTATGTTAGTATCAGTGTATCGTATTCCATAAATGGTGGTCATACCTCCAAATCGACACCAGTAATGAAAGAGGCTTCATCACTAGCCAAGTAGCAACAAGCATTGGCGATGTCGCTGGGTGTCGAAGGTCTGCCCATTGGGATCGTTGAGACGAAGCCCTTTCTGTTCTCCTCGGTATCCGGCTTGCCAATAAACAGATGT
This DNA window, taken from Fusarium oxysporum f. sp. lycopersici 4287 chromosome 7, whole genome shotgun sequence, encodes the following:
- a CDS encoding succinate-semialdehyde dehydrogenase, encoding MGSSHHLPFSLTDESLFRPNSLINGEFVPSKEGKTFNVIDPGTGMTWTSCPDCTASDVDAAVKSSYEAFKSYSRTTPRFRAQTIMKWYNLMVSAREDLAHILVHETGKPLEEARGEIDYALTFVWWFSGEADRAHGSSITCAIPGRRAMTIKQPIGVAAALVPWNFPIALALRKAAAALAAGCTMVIKPSPETPLTAVSVAYLALKAGFPPGALNVVTTSLENTPAVAEALCLNPLVKKVSFTGSTRVGKIIASLCAQNLKKTTFELGGNCPFIVFDDANVDQAMNQLMALKWRHAGQACVTSNRVFVQSNIYDSFVERLVSETRKLKLGHGMMEGATLGALTTTRGLDKAEELYEDAVSKGAKVVLGTGKRYDGEGYFMEPTILTDMKDEMLMTHDEIFAPLLGVYRFESEEEVVQRANDTPYGLASYVFTKNVDRLWRMFENLDAGMIGLNAGNSSSAEAPFGGIKDSGHGKESGKDVAIDEFLITKTGTMTVEGQY